In one Catenovulum adriaticum genomic region, the following are encoded:
- a CDS encoding fumarate hydratase, with translation MNTIRQQDFIDSIEDALQFISYYHPLDYVKAVEAAYHKEINPAAKDAMAQILINSRMSAQGNRPICQDTGIVTCFVKIGMAVQWDKTDLTVQQMVDEGTRRAYTNPENPLRASIVKDPAGKRINTKDNTPAVVHIDMVEGDKIEVMIAAKGGGSENKSKMVMLNPSDSIADWVVKTLPTMGAGWCPPGMLGLGIGGTAEKSAVLAKESLMDPVDIQELIERGPQTTEEALRLEIFEKVNKLGIGAQGLGGLTTVVDIKIKSVPTHAASKPVTMIPNCAATRHAHFYLDGSGPAELKAPKLEDWPEVTWEVGENVRRVNVDNITKAEIQSWKAGDTVLLSGKILTGRDAAHKRIQGYLERGEALPNGIDFSNRFIYYVGPVDAVGDEVVGPAGPTTATRMDKFTDMMLADYGLAGMIGKAERGSNTVESISKHKAVYLMAVGGAAYLVSKAIKKSKVVAFEDLGMEAIYEFEVEDMPVTVAVDSTGNNVHETGPAIWQAKIAEL, from the coding sequence ATGAACACAATTCGTCAACAAGATTTTATCGATAGCATTGAAGATGCTTTGCAATTTATCTCTTATTATCACCCGCTTGATTATGTAAAAGCTGTTGAAGCGGCTTATCATAAAGAGATTAACCCAGCCGCTAAAGATGCGATGGCGCAAATTTTAATTAATTCACGAATGTCTGCGCAGGGTAACCGCCCAATTTGCCAAGACACAGGAATTGTTACCTGTTTTGTAAAAATTGGTATGGCTGTTCAATGGGATAAAACAGATTTAACCGTACAGCAAATGGTAGATGAGGGAACTCGTCGAGCTTATACTAATCCAGAAAATCCGCTTCGGGCATCGATTGTTAAAGACCCTGCCGGTAAGCGCATTAATACTAAAGATAATACCCCTGCAGTTGTCCATATTGACATGGTTGAAGGTGATAAAATCGAAGTTATGATTGCAGCTAAAGGCGGTGGCTCTGAAAATAAATCTAAAATGGTGATGCTAAACCCAAGCGATTCAATTGCTGACTGGGTGGTTAAAACGTTACCTACAATGGGCGCAGGCTGGTGTCCGCCGGGCATGTTAGGGTTAGGGATAGGCGGCACAGCTGAAAAGTCAGCTGTACTTGCAAAAGAAAGTTTAATGGATCCGGTCGATATTCAAGAGCTAATTGAACGTGGTCCACAAACGACGGAAGAAGCACTTCGTTTAGAAATTTTTGAGAAGGTTAATAAGCTCGGGATTGGCGCTCAAGGCTTAGGGGGGTTAACGACTGTAGTTGATATTAAGATTAAATCTGTACCAACTCATGCAGCCTCTAAACCCGTTACTATGATCCCAAATTGTGCTGCAACGCGTCATGCTCATTTTTATTTAGATGGTTCAGGTCCAGCGGAATTAAAAGCGCCTAAATTAGAAGACTGGCCTGAAGTGACTTGGGAAGTGGGCGAAAATGTTCGCCGCGTTAATGTTGATAATATCACCAAAGCCGAAATCCAAAGCTGGAAAGCGGGTGATACTGTATTGTTATCAGGTAAAATTTTAACTGGCCGCGATGCAGCTCATAAACGTATACAAGGTTATTTAGAACGAGGCGAAGCATTACCAAACGGAATCGATTTCAGTAATCGTTTTATTTATTATGTAGGGCCGGTGGATGCAGTTGGTGATGAAGTGGTTGGCCCTGCGGGTCCTACAACGGCTACCAGAATGGATAAATTTACCGATATGATGTTGGCCGACTATGGCTTGGCAGGCATGATAGGTAAAGCTGAGCGCGGTTCAAACACTGTAGAGTCTATTAGCAAACACAAGGCAGTTTATTTAATGGCAGTTGGCGGTGCGGCTTATTTAGTCTCTAAAGCGATTAAAAAATCGAAAGTCGTCGCGTTTGAAGATTTAGGAATGGAAGCTATTTATGAATTTGAAGTTGAAGACATGCCAGTAACAGTAGCCGTTGATTCAACAGGCAATAACGTTCATGAAACAGGACCGGCAATTTGGCAAGCCAAAATTGCTGAATTATAG